In Silene latifolia isolate original U9 population chromosome X, ASM4854445v1, whole genome shotgun sequence, the following proteins share a genomic window:
- the LOC141616976 gene encoding uncharacterized protein LOC141616976, which yields MNAVFLRSGRQLEEVEKSPKWKRKRVTNEVVKEHPVEVVKEDEIVVEKSKEVEMVDPPKQDEPIATKAKECTPPPREYVAPVPFPQRLARPRLEKKYEKFVEILKGMNVTIPFLDMITEIPSYGKFLKELVTLKKKNGEVQTINLSKECSAILTHTNKLPNKLEDPGSFSIPCSIQGMAIKRALCDLGASVSLMPLSIFKRLDLGDLKPTRVSLQLADRSVKFPIGVIEDVLLVVGKLVIPCDFFVMDMPEDYNVPIILGRPCLATGGAMIDVKSGKLSLQVGEDRVEFELHKSMEAPSLGDTCCIVDILENPMEEHDPKASSMDPLETCLVSGYEVDDKDVETLAYVWMLDSAPIHEQAPKFEVLEVGKKEESSTPPPTVELKPLPSSLKYEFLGDDSTFPVIINSALDDTQTSKLISLLKRFKGVLGYTIGDLKGISPSVHS from the coding sequence ATGAATGCGGTATTTTTGAGGAGCGGAAGACAATTGGAGGAGGTTGAGAAATCTCCTAAGTGGAAGAGGAAGAGGGTGactaatgaagtagtgaaagagCACCCGGTTGAAGTTGTGAAAGAAGATGAGATTGTGGTGGAGAAGTCTAAGGAGGTGGAGATGGTTGATCCTCCAAAGCAAGATGAGCCTATAGCAACTAAGGCCAAAGAATGTACTCCACCACCAAGGGAGTATGTAGCACCGGTACCCTTTCCACAAAGGCTTGCAAGGCCTAGGCTTGAAAAGAAATATGAGAAGTTTGTTGAGATCTTGAAGGGAATGAATGTCACTATTCCTTTCCTTGATATGATTACCGAAATTCCATCTTATGGCAAGTTTCTTAAGGAACTTGTCACTTTGAAGAAGAAGAATGGAGAGGTGCAAACCATCAACCTCTCTAAGGAATGTAGTGCTATTCTTACTCACACCAACAAGCTTCCAAACAAGTTAGaagatccgggtagtttctcaatcccttgttctatccaagggaTGGCTATTAAAagagcattgtgtgatttgggggctagTGTGAGCCTCATGCCACTTTCGATATTCAAGAGGCTTGATTTGGGAGATTTGAAGCCAACTAGAGTTTCACTTCAACTTGCCGATCGGTCGGTCAAATTTCCCATTGGTGTGATTGAAGATGTACTCTTGGTTGTTGGGAAGCTTGTCATACCATGTGATTTCTTTGTTATGGATATGCCCGAGGATTACAATGTGCCTATTATTTTGGGGCGACCTTGTCTTGCTACCGGTGGAGCTATGatcgatgtaaagagtggcaagtTGTCTCTACAAGTGGGTGAAGATAGAGTGGAATTTGAACTCCACAAGTCCATGGAAGCTCCATCCCTAGGTGACACTTGTTGCATTGTAGACATTCTAGAGAATCCCATGGAGGAGCATGacccaaaagcttcctctatggatCCTTTGGAGACTTGTCTTGTTAGTGGGTATGAGGTCGATGACAAAGATGTTGAGACTCTTGCATATGTATGGATGTTGGATTCggctccaattcatgaacaagctccCAAGTTTGAAGTGTTGGAAGTCGGTAAGAAGGAGGAGAGTTCCACGCCTCCTCCTACGGTTGAACTTAAACCTCTTCCCTCTTCTTTGAAATATGAATTTCTAGGTGATGATTCCACTTTTCCCGTCATCATCAATAGTGCACTTGATGACACCCAAACCTCAAAACTAATTTCTTTGCTCAAGAGGTTTAAGGGTGTCCTTGGGTACACTATTGGTGacctcaaggggattagtccctctGTGCACTCATAA